The following are encoded together in the Adhaeribacter arboris genome:
- a CDS encoding DUF7133 domain-containing protein has translation MKSKIWAISAFLLSLVFTCKTPNPVSQTSPSPHRLVNKDPPAVPLSPEESMKKVQLPPGYHLELVALEPMVQEPVAIAWDGNGRMFVAEMNTYMLDVYGTDKYKPISRIKLLEDIHNDGKMDKATVYIDSLVLLRMILPLDDQLIVNETNTNHLWSYRDTNGDGVADEKKRIYENNLVDTRNLEHQKSGLIWNVDNYIYVSRDRIRFRYKNGMMEADSLMEDPGGQWGVANDNYGRLFFSAGGAERPIVSFQQNPAYGRLDLKDQYNEAFLSTCRLLVRWMHRVVPSECGRKIIL, from the coding sequence ATGAAAAGCAAAATCTGGGCGATCAGTGCCTTTTTATTATCGCTGGTTTTTACTTGTAAAACTCCCAATCCTGTATCGCAAACCAGCCCGTCGCCCCACCGGTTAGTAAATAAAGATCCCCCGGCTGTGCCTTTATCGCCGGAAGAAAGTATGAAAAAAGTGCAGCTTCCCCCCGGTTATCACCTGGAGTTAGTGGCTTTGGAACCCATGGTGCAGGAGCCGGTAGCCATTGCCTGGGACGGCAACGGACGGATGTTTGTGGCCGAAATGAATACCTATATGCTGGACGTGTACGGCACCGATAAATACAAACCTATCAGCCGGATTAAACTACTGGAAGATATCCATAACGATGGCAAAATGGATAAAGCCACCGTGTACATTGACAGTTTAGTCCTGCTCCGCATGATTTTACCGCTGGATGACCAACTCATTGTGAACGAGACTAACACCAATCATTTGTGGAGTTACCGCGATACTAATGGCGACGGGGTGGCCGACGAGAAAAAACGGATATACGAAAATAACCTGGTGGATACCCGCAACCTGGAACACCAAAAAAGTGGTTTAATCTGGAATGTAGATAATTATATTTACGTTTCCCGCGACCGCATTCGCTTCCGGTATAAAAATGGGATGATGGAAGCCGATTCGTTAATGGAAGACCCGGGTGGACAATGGGGAGTGGCGAACGATAATTATGGCCGCTTGTTTTTCTCAGCGGGTGGCGCCGAGCGGCCGATCGTTTCTTTCCAGCAAAATCCGGCTTATGGCCGTTTAGATTTAAAAGATCAATACAACGAAGCTTTTTTATCCACCTGCCGATTATTGGTACGCTGGATGCACAGGGTGGTCCCAAGCGAATGCGGCCGGAAGATAATTCTTTAA
- a CDS encoding DUF7133 domain-containing protein, producing MRPEDNSLNHFTSSGGQSIFRGDRLPAELQGDFFTPEPVGRLIRRAKVINQNGKVSLQNAYHQKEFIASSDMNFRPVNTATGPDGLLYIVDMYHGIIQESEWTKEGSYIRPQILARRLDKNNGLGRIYRVVHDDFKPDFQKPQLLNAPSRTLVSYLNYPNGWWRDNAQKLLIVRGDKSIVPALKEMPVKQPSFWQKLFSRPAKTEHLTKIHALWTLEGLEAIDKNTLFQAFKDENAQVRKTAVWISEKFLKQNDSETLQQLQTLQNDPNPEVKIQLALSLRALPDNLGNLLVQEIISKNPTIPLLAESEKSRFKTAEAIARRKEEFHKLTPLDRALLTKESVIFQQVCVACYGQDGKGIALGSNDMVAPPLSRLKRINGDKATVIRILLNGLSGPVEGKTYPDVMPAMGHNDDEWIAAVLSYVRNDMYNKAPIIRPEEVKEIRAQTANRQKYWTLDDLEASAK from the coding sequence ATGCGGCCGGAAGATAATTCTTTAAATCATTTTACTTCTAGCGGGGGGCAATCTATTTTCCGGGGCGACCGGCTTCCCGCCGAATTGCAGGGAGACTTCTTCACTCCCGAGCCGGTTGGGCGTTTAATCCGGCGGGCTAAAGTTATTAATCAGAATGGCAAAGTTTCCTTGCAAAACGCTTACCACCAAAAAGAATTTATCGCCTCCTCTGACATGAATTTTCGGCCGGTGAATACGGCAACCGGGCCGGATGGTTTGTTGTACATTGTGGATATGTATCACGGCATTATTCAGGAAAGTGAATGGACCAAAGAAGGCAGTTACATTCGGCCGCAGATATTAGCCCGCAGATTAGATAAAAACAATGGCCTGGGGCGCATTTACCGGGTGGTACACGATGATTTTAAACCCGATTTCCAAAAACCTCAATTACTAAATGCCCCTTCCCGTACTCTGGTTTCTTATTTAAATTACCCGAATGGTTGGTGGCGCGATAATGCTCAAAAACTTTTAATTGTACGAGGTGATAAATCAATAGTGCCCGCCTTGAAAGAAATGCCAGTTAAGCAACCTTCTTTCTGGCAAAAACTATTTTCCCGGCCAGCTAAAACGGAACATCTAACTAAAATTCACGCATTATGGACATTGGAAGGATTAGAGGCCATTGATAAAAACACTTTATTTCAGGCTTTTAAAGATGAAAATGCCCAGGTAAGAAAAACGGCGGTGTGGATCAGCGAAAAATTCCTGAAGCAAAACGATTCCGAAACACTCCAGCAATTGCAAACATTACAAAATGATCCAAATCCGGAAGTAAAAATTCAGTTAGCTTTATCCCTACGGGCTCTTCCGGATAACCTAGGAAATTTGCTGGTGCAGGAAATAATCTCTAAAAATCCAACTATTCCTTTGTTAGCTGAATCGGAGAAAAGCCGGTTTAAAACCGCCGAGGCTATTGCCCGCAGAAAAGAAGAATTCCATAAATTAACTCCCCTGGACAGAGCCTTGTTAACGAAAGAATCGGTTATTTTCCAGCAGGTTTGTGTTGCTTGCTATGGCCAGGACGGCAAAGGAATTGCCTTGGGCAGCAACGATATGGTAGCACCGCCCTTATCCCGGTTAAAGCGAATTAACGGCGACAAAGCTACGGTTATTCGGATTTTATTAAACGGCTTATCCGGCCCGGTAGAAGGAAAAACATACCCGGATGTAATGCCGGCTATGGGCCACAACGACGATGAATGGATTGCCGCGGTATTAAGTTATGTGCGTAACGACATGTACAACAAAGCTCCCATTATTCGTCCGGAAGAAGTAAAAGAAATCAGAGCCCAAACTGCCAACCGGCAAAAATACT